A window of the Helianthus annuus cultivar XRQ/B chromosome 4, HanXRQr2.0-SUNRISE, whole genome shotgun sequence genome harbors these coding sequences:
- the LOC110932985 gene encoding uncharacterized protein LOC110932985 codes for MTIAAVKDWIREGTEDRSVQVMRWESWIPIKVNLFIWRAEKDSIPTKEALIRRRINIQDDSCPLCGTAGETVMHLFTGCFFATDLWMAVGQWCGVWPVLAFDFKDLLGIQDYVKGGKWAKRIIRGIVYVSCWVLWKLRNGKVFQNSNPKMMEAIALVKSWSFLWLKYRSKFGSIEWKDWTRNPLYML; via the coding sequence ATGACTATTGCTGCAGTTAAGGATTGGATTAGAGAAGGTACCGAAGACAGGAGCGTTCAGGTGATGAGATGGGAGTCGTGGATTCCGATTAAAGTGAACCTTTTTATATGGAGAGCGGAAAAGGATAGTATTCCTACTAAAGAGGCGTTGATACGAAGGAGGATTAATATTCAAGATGATTCTTGTCCGTTGTGTGGTACAGCTGGGGAAACTGTTATGCACTTGTTTACCGGATGTTTTTTTGCGACCGACTTATGGATGGCTGTGGGGCAGTGGTGCGGTGTTTGGCCGGTTCTGGCCTTTGATTTTAAGGATCTGCTGGGAATTCAAGATTATGTGAAAGGTGGTAAATGGGCTAAAAGGATCATTAGAGGTATAGTCTATGTCTCCTGTTGGGTGTTATGGAAATTGAGAAATGGGAAAGTGTTTCAAAATTCTAACCCGAAGATGATGGAAGCGATTGCGTTGGTTAAGTCATGGTCTTTTCTTTGGTTAAAGTATAGGTCGAAGTTTGGTAGTATTGAGTGGAAAGATTGGACTCGTAATCcgttgtatatgttgtaa